Proteins encoded within one genomic window of Gadus macrocephalus chromosome 16, ASM3116895v1:
- the foxn1 gene encoding forkhead box protein N1 gives MHTHGPQSTYAALPATPVEPPYYLTPSQGAYQAPGPQFSSRVHSTNGNNSETSVECHSTSSHQEAPSQSVFPKPIYSYSILIFMALKNSKTGSLPVSEIYNFMTEHFPYFKTAPDGWKNSVRHNLSLNKCFEKVENKNGNSSRKGCLWALNPAKVDKMHEELQKWRRKDPVTVRKSMARPEDLDRLLREKPEKTSQRQPSLAKRSPLYDRTRMSLHPANLREPCAATAHYPPLLAPPQQCGYLTHPTPPHPAAPHLTLYPPCRQQPFSGPAGACGGPSSGKILPLYHASAHTDYAVVPGSVQDALFEVDGSYDVDALNPSLTDLQLQGHLWEELRDDSLVPDALANTTTTFSLPIDHIQNLSLQASVNQTSQDIAIGLGKERVVLDGPLDSGEVAEQHHILYPMTYSGVESLAGYLTSCPTPITLI, from the exons atgcatacacat GGCCCTCAAAGCACGTATGCAGCACTACCAGCTACACCAGTGGAGCCTCCCTACTACCTGACTCCCAGCCAGGGTGCGTACCAGGCGCCGGGCCCTCAG TTTTCATCAAGAGTTCATTCTACGAATGGCAACAACTCTGAAACGTCTGTTGAATGTCACTCCACTTCATCACACCAGGAAGCCCCGAGCCAATCTGTCTTTCCCAAGCCCATCTACTCATACag CATCCTGATCTTCATGGCTCTGAAGAACAGCAAAACAGGGAGCCTTCCTGTCAGTGAGATCTACAACTTCATGACTGAACACTTTCCCTATTTTAAG ACAGCTCCGGACGGTTGGAAGAATTCGGTGCGTCACAACCTCTCTCTGAACAAGTGCTTTGAGAAGGTGGAGAACAAGAATGGGAACTCCTCCCGCAAGGGCTGCCTCTGGGCCCTCAACCCGGCCAAGGTGGACAAGATGCACGAGGAGCTCCAAAAGTGGCGTCGCAAAGACCCCGTCACCGTCCGCAAGAGCATGGCCAGGCCAG AAGACCTGGACCGTCTCCTGCGGGAGAAGCCGGAGAAGACCTCACAGCGCCAGCCCTCCCTCGCCAAACGCTCCCCGCTCTACGACAGGACGCGCATGTCCCTCCACCCCGCCAATCTCCGGGAACCCTGCGCCGCGACGGCCCACTATCCCCCCCTCCTGGCCCCTCCCCAGCAATGTGGCTATCttacccaccccacccccccacaccccgcgGCCCCCCACTTAACCCTTTACCCCCCCTGCCGACAGCAGCCCTTCTCCGGCCCCGCGGGGGCCTGTGGGGGCCCGAGCTCCGGGAAGATCCTGCCCCTCTACCACGCCTCGGCACACACGGACTACGCCGTCGTCCCCGGGAGTGTGCAGGATGCGCTCTTCGAGGTGGACGGCAGCTACGACGTGGACGCGCTCAACCCCAGTCTGACGGACCTGCAGCTCCAAG GACACTTGTGGGAGGAATTGAGAGACGACAGCCTGGTGCCCGATGCACTggcaaacaccaccaccaccttttcACTTCCCATTGACCACATCCAAAATCTCAGTCTACAGGCCTCTGTCAATCAAACCTCACAGGACATTGCCATTGGTCTAGGGAAAGAAAGGGTGGTATTGGACGGCCCCTTGGACAGTGGGGAAGTCGCTGAACAGCACCACATCCTATATCCCATGACGTATTCAGGGGTGGAGAGCTTGGCGGGTTATTTGACTTCATGCCCAACTCCTATTACCTTAATATAG